The Plutella xylostella chromosome 30, ilPluXylo3.1, whole genome shotgun sequence genome contains a region encoding:
- the LOC125491061 gene encoding uncharacterized protein LOC125491061, which produces MSDSECESVVGAHVEAAVAAAKKKQTSKRKSSAASTSSSSAPRAQKKKLHTIDIFGLCNDEDEVLAQNKTLPSFVVNRVANGNQRRVANTSGDFYVEVKVYARRDAEDAPKDTRWTKALLRLNTYVEDGSPQWKLLHRFVKEASNLFSDSTPSFYNPDTIKFKEA; this is translated from the exons at GTCTGACTCCGAGTGCGAATCCGTTGTCGGCGCGCACGTCGAGGCTGCAGTTGCTGCTGCAAAGAAGAAACAGACGAGCAAAAGGAAGTCCAGCGCCGCATCGACCAGTTCAAGCAGCGCACCaag aGCGCAGAAGAAGAAACTGCACACGATTGATATTTTCGGGTTGTGCAACGACGAGGACGAAGTGTTGGCGCAGAACAAGACGCTGCCATCCTTCGTCGTAAACCGCGTGGCCAACGGGAACCAGCGACGTGTAGCAAACACGTCGGGCGACTTTTACGTGGAGGTGAAAGTTTACGCGCGGCGTGACGCTGAGGACGCGCCGAAGGACACCCGCTGGACCAAGGCCTTGCTGCGGCTCAACACCTACGTGGAAGACGGGTCGCCGCAGTGGAAGTTGCTGCATCGATTTGTGAAGGAGGCGAGCAACCTCTTCAGCGACAGCACGCCGTCGTTTTATAACCCGgatacaattaaatttaaagaagCATAA
- the LOC125491050 gene encoding uncharacterized protein LOC125491050, whose translation MSASTPRSPPAAPAAAPPAPPATSPRRECAQILSTPEIQDYMNRIDYCLNAICAIATEGKLNTDQKIRIHNLCRKVGSETSHIAVLYQALGQNTRQAYTALDAAQDKNNLSQKLEDLKCIISEAPKSHPGTSTFADILKKGPLPHIQPNHSSSVAIYPSDRNKSSEDTKSLVQKIISPNDMKLHVTGLRKTRNGGVIISTDTKEDIEKLKQSKQLTTSGLTIDEPHKRNPRVAIIGVPVKMQDSEVFNYLYHQNLADKLQDTTQETFMNSIKLSHKSGMRDAKTCNFIVEVPALIRNALIAQGRVFLNWSSCPVKDFTIVTRCYKCQQYGHAAKSCRETVATCGHCGERGHVQSDCTKKAEPPKCATCLHFNKPCNHKTGDAECPAKLIAQKRYIASIHYEDV comes from the coding sequence ATGAGTGCGTCGACGCCTCGCAGCCCGCCGGCTGCGCCTGcagccgcgccccccgcgccgcccgcgacGAGCCCACGCAGGGAATGTGCCCAGATACTGTCCACTCCAGAGATCCAGGACTACATGAACAGGATTGACTATTGTTTAAACGCTATCTGTGCTATTGCTACCGAGGGAAAACTAAATACCGACCAAAAAATTAGAATCCACAATTTATGCCGGAAAGTAGGAAGTGAGACCTCACATATAGCGGTTCTGTACCAGGCTTTGGGGCAGAACACTAGACAAGCCTATACCGCTCTGGATGCAGCTCAAGATAAAAATAACCTGTCCCAAAAACTTGAAGATCTTAAGTGCATTATAAGTGAAGCCCCAAAATCTCATCCCGGAACCTCCACCTTCGCCGATATCCTGAAAAAAGGACCATTGCCCCATATCCAGCCCAACCACTCAAGTTCGGTAGCTATCTACCCTAGTGACAGAAATAAATCAAGTGAAGACACTAAGTCACTAGTCCAGAAAATTATTAGCCCCAATGACATGAAGCTGCATGTGACGGGGTTACGTAAGACGAGAAATGGAGGTGTCATCATCAGCACCGACACTAAGGAGGATATCGAGAAATTGAAACAGTCGAAGCAGTTGACGACCTCTGGTCTTACCATCGATGAGCCCCATAAACGCAACCCCAGAGTTGCTATCATCGGAGTTCCTGTGAAGATGCAGGACTCAGAAGTCTTCAACTACCTCTACCACCAAAACCTCGCCGACAAACTCCAGGATACTACTCAAGAGACCTTTATGAACAGCATTAAATTAAGTCATAAATCTGGTATGAGAGATGCTAAGACCTGCAATTTTATCGTCGAAGTTCCAGCACTGATTCGCAACGCCCTCATAGCCCAAGGAAGAGTATTTCTTAACTGGTCGTCCTGCCCTGTGAAAGATTTCACAATTGTGACCAGGTGCTACAAGTGCCAGCAGTATGGCCACGCGGCCAAGTCGTGCCGGGAGACGGTCGCTACGTGCGGCCACTGCGGGGAGAGAGGCCACGTGCAGAGCGATTGCACCAAAAAAGCTGAGCCGCCAAAATGTGCTACCTGCCTCCACTTCAACAAGCCCTGCAATCACAAGACGGGAGATGCCGAATGCCCAGCTAAGCTTATAGCCCAGAAACGGTACATTGCGTCAATTCATTATGAAGACGTCTAA